Below is a window of Bacteroidales bacterium DNA.
AAAATAACAATATTGGTCAGATAATTGCAGACAGTGCAGAGCCGAAAAGTATTGAAGAGATTTATCGGTATGGCATTAATATACGAGGGGCAGAGAAAGGCAAGGATTCTATCATGTATGGCATAACATTATTGCAGGAATATCCGTTAAAAGTAACAAAGCGAAGCACTAATTTAATCAAAGAATTGAGAAATTATAGCTGGCAGACTGACAAAGAAGGCAAACAAATTAATAAACCGATTGATATGTGGAACCATGCCATTGATGCATTGAGGTATGTTGCCATGTATCAAATAGGTAGAAAACAACAATTCGTATGGGCTTAATGAATATATTTAAAAAGAAAGCAATAAGCAAGGCAGAATATGACGCCATGATCACCCGGCAAAACGAGATGTATAGGATTTTATATGATTTTTTAGGAGGCCGGGGCGTATATCTTGACCGGGACATGAAAGTTGATGACTATGTGAATAAAGGATATGAGGGTAACGCCGACATTTTCTCGATTGTCTCAAAGATTGCCACGAAATTCGCTACACCTCCCGGAAAATTACAAGTCAAAAGAAAAAACGAATGGCAGGATGTGGAAAGCCATGAATTTTTGGACCGGATTCAGCGGCCCAATCATTTTCAAACGTGGTTTGAATTTAAAATGACTTGGGAGTTATTCCGATTGATCACCGGAAATAGTATTGTATATTCTCCGAAGTTAGACGCGGGAAATAATGCCGGTAAATTAACACAGGATGGGCTTCTCATGATGCCTACTCAACTGATAGAAATTGAAAGTGGAGGCTGGCGGCAACCTATTGGGACTTATCAATTCACAATAGATCATACGGCGAAAGGGATACCTCCTATTTACGTGTGGCATGAACGTTTTCCATCACTTCAATACGAGGAAGGTCGCCATTTTATGGGTTTATCACCAATTAAGGCAGCTTTGCAAATACTTAACAGGCAAAATGCAGGTTATGACCGGGCGGCAAAAATGTATAGTCAGGGTATGCCGTCACATTTAATAACAGATCCTGCTTTACAGAGTCAGCCAACCGAAGAACAGAAGCAGCTTTTTGAGAAAAACTGGAAAGAAAAATATGGTAATAACAGAAATTTAA
It encodes the following:
- a CDS encoding phage portal protein, which translates into the protein MKVDDYVNKGYEGNADIFSIVSKIATKFATPPGKLQVKRKNEWQDVESHEFLDRIQRPNHFQTWFEFKMTWELFRLITGNSIVYSPKLDAGNNAGKLTQDGLLMMPTQLIEIESGGWRQPIGTYQFTIDHTAKGIPPIYVWHERFPSLQYEEGRHFMGLSPIKAALQILNRQNAGYDRAAKMYSQGMPSHLITDPALQSQPTEEQKQLFEKNWKEKYGNNRNLMVPALAPEGVKVHKLGYDSVKELGILEASQDGRRALCNVYQVAAELFNDSVGATFNNRSEARKEMWTDRIMVDHQSFYQGITNDILPGYAGNEIMQYVPDYSEVEELQADKKTKVGWVSQMYQDGVINGDQYLEYMDDEPVGDKHHQTYYINMNKIPAEQAMESDILGPDRDEDKAYREMNVNY
- a CDS encoding terminase large subunit, with amino-acid sequence GETGILEGLVFDNWQQVDHFPEDCKWIIYGLDFGYSNDPTSIVKLGYYDGALYIDELLYQTGLTNSEIANFIKNNNIGQIIADSAEPKSIEEIYRYGINIRGAEKGKDSIMYGITLLQEYPLKVTKRSTNLIKELRNYSWQTDKEGKQINKPIDMWNHAIDALRYVAMYQIGRKQQFVWA